ATCTGCAAACGGTACGGCAACGATTTTCAGGTAGACGGGGTTCAGCGCGCGGTCTATGTCACGATCGGACTCTTCACCATCGTGCAGATTGTGCGCAACGTGCAGCTTCTGATTCCGGCTTACGATTTCTGCATTCCGGAAAAAGAGTGCGTCGCGACTTCAGACGATCCCTGCGAGCTGTTCCGGCGCATCGAATTCCCGACCGACGAATTTTTCCCCCCGAAGGTAGGGGAATGCGGCTGCGAAAAGCCGAGATAACCGTTCGTCCGGGCCGGAAACGGAATGTGCAGCGAGAAAACAGCAGGCAAATGGCCTTTCAGGGCCGGCGTTTCCGAACGCCGGCCCTGAACCGCTTTTTCCGCTGTGCCTCCTGCGCTCTCCGAAAGTCCGAGCAGGCTGCCTGACCTAAAACATATTAAACATATATAAAAAATAAAAATATTTAAAAACCTATTGACAGATTCAAAAAGCATTGGTATAATAAAGCCATACTAAACAGATATGAATTATTATAAAAATATCATAAAAGGAAGTGGGAACGATAGATGCGAAAAACACCCCGCATGGGTGCGGACGATGTCCCGCTTGCCGGGGAGATCCTTTTGTTTGAACCATCCCGAAAGGTTGTTTTTATGGTTCAAACAGGGCGGAAAGAAAACTCTGAAACCCAAATCCAAATACAATGAAAAAGGAGTAATGTTGTATGGCGAAAATTTATAAAAGTCTGACGGATCTGATCGGGAACACCCCTCTGTTGGAGCTCACGAATTTCGAGGCAAAGCACGGCCTGAAGGCGACCATTCTCGGGAAGCTGGAATACTTCAATCCCGCAGGCAGCGTAAAGGACAGAATCGCCAAGGCGATGATCGACGACGCCGAAGCGAAGGGAATCCTGAAAAAGGGCTCCGTCATTATTGAGCCAACCAGCGGCAACACCGGAATCGGCCTTGCTTCCGTCGCGGCTGCAAGGGGATACCGCATCATTCTCACCATGCCGGAGACGATGAGCGTGGAAAGAAGGAACCTGCTGAAGGCCTACGGCGCGGAGGTCGTTTTGACCGAGGGGGCCAAGGGCATGAAAGGCGCGATCGCGAAGGCCGACGAACTTTCGAAGGAAATTCCCAACTCCTATATTCCCGGCCAGTTTGTCAACCCGGCCAACCCCGAAGCGCATAAGGCCACCACGGGCCCCGAAATCTGGAAGGACACCGACGGCAAGGTCGATTTCTTCATCGCGGGCATCGGCACCGGCGGAACCATCACCGGTGCGGGCCAGTATCTGAAGAGCCAGAACCCGAACGTCAAGGTGATCGCGGTGGAGCCGGCGACTTCTCCCGTCCTGACGAAAGGCACGCCCGGCCCGCATAAGATCCAGGGCATCGGCGCCGGCTTCGTCCCGGATGTCCTCGACACCAAGGTTTACGACGAAGTGATCGACGTGAAAAATGAGGACGCCTTTGAAAAGGGCAGGGAGATTTCCAGGACCGAAGGGCTTCTGGTCGGTATCTCCTCCGGCGCGGCCATCTGGGCGGCGACCGAGCTTGCGAAACGCCCGGAAAACGAGGGGAAGGTCATTGTGGCCCTGCTTCCGGATACCGGGGAGCGCTACCTTTCCACCCCGCTGTTTTCCGACTGATCCAGTCAAATCCCATCTTTCCATATTCTAAAACACCTCCTAAATTTATCTCGGAAGAGAGAGCGCGGCAATTTCGGTTGCCGCGCTCTTTCTGTGCGGGAATTTCCTCCCCCGTACAAACAGAGGATCATCATAAATTGAAGGCAAAATCGCCCCGGAGAATTTTAGAAGTACAAAATAAGCCTTCGCGCTTGGAAACTTTACCGCGCAAAAAATACCCCTCTTCTTTGCGTTGTGGTATCATAGCCGCAGGACGGCTATGATACCAGCTTCGCCAATTTATTAGAATATACCACAACGGCGCGTTGCGCCTGTGGTATAATAACCTCACGGCGCAAGCGGAGTCAAAGCCTCCGGCGCCTGAGAGAACATTGAACCATGATAAGCATTTCATAATTGGGGTTTTGTCGCAATCCAATCAACATTTTGCGCTCCATCATGGTATCATAGCCGCAAGACGGCTATGATACCGGCTTCGCCAATTTATAAAATATACCACAACGGCGCGTTGCGCCTGTGGTATAATAAAAAGAAAAAGCGAACCTAAAGATAAAGGGGACTCAATATGCTGAATGAATTTTCCAGAACCGAGCTTCTGCTCGGCGCGCAGGGAATCGAAAATCTGCACCGGGCGAAGGTTGCCGTGTTCGGCATCGGCGGCGTGGGCGGATATACGGCGGAAGCGCTCGCGCGCAGCGGGGTCGGATGCATCGCCCTGTTTGACGACGACAGGATCTGCCTGACCAATATCAACCGCCAGATCATCGCGACCCGCAAAACCGTGGGCCGAAAAAAAGTGGAAGTCATGCAGGAGCGGATCCTCGAGATCAACCCGAAGGCCCGGGTCGAGGCCCACGAGCAGTTTTACGGGCCGGAGACCGCCGACGAAATCGACCTTTCCGCTTACGATTATCTGGTGGATGCCGTCGACACCATTTCCTGCAAGCTGCTGCTGATCGAGCGCGCTAAGGCGGCCGGCGTCCCGATCATCAGCTGCATGGGCGCGGGCAACAAGCTGGACCCGACCAAGTTCGAGGTGGCGGACATCTATCAGACTTCGGTCTGCCCCATGGCGCGGGTCATGCGCAACGAGCTGCGCAAAAGGAACGTCAAATCGCTGAAGGTGGTCTATTCCAAAGAGCCGCCGCTCACCCCGATCGACGACGACGCGAACAGCTGCAAATACCACTGCATCTGTCCGCCCGGCACAAGGCGCAAGTGTACCATCCGTCGTCAGGTCCCGGGGAGCAACGCGTTCGTGCCCCCCGTCGCGGGTCTGATCCTGGCGGCCGAGGTCGTCCGGGATCTCGCCGGGGCGGCGGAAAGAGGAGAGGAAGAGGCATGATTAAAACCCCCGCGCACCGGTTATGCTAAGGACGCGGGGTGATGACAGATGCGAAAAAGAGTGGCCGCGTTTTTCGCGGTTTTTATGCTCCTGATGTTTCTGATGCTGATGAATGTTTACGGGGTCTCCACGGGGGCGAAGCTCGCCGAGACGGCTGACCGGCAGAGTACTTATATCCTGACCGTCGCGCGCGGCAGAGGAACGGTTTACGATGACAAAATGCGCCCGCTGACCGGGACGCAGAAGGAATATGTGGGGGCGGTCGTCCCGACGGTGGAGGCGGCCTCCGCCCTTGCGGATGTGCTCCCCAAAGAGAAAATGAGCCAGGTGTATCCGCTTCTGACGAAGGGAAAGCCGTTTGCGGTGAAGCTCCCGTCGTATGTCGCCGCCAGCGGCGTCGACACGTTCGAGGTGGACCGCAGGTATTCCCAGAATCAGCTTGCCGCGAACGTCATCGGCTATCTGGATGGCAGCGGAAAGGGCGTGGCCGGCATCGAAAAGGCATATCAGAACGAGCTTTCGGCCGCAAGCGGAGAAATCTCGGTCTATTACCGCGTCGACGCGGTCAACCGTGTGCTTCAGGGGGAAAAGAGCAAGGTCGTGGACACCTATGCCAAAAAGAACAGCGGGGTCGTTCTGACGATCGATTCGGAAATTCAGGAGCTGGCCGAACAGGCGGCGAAAAAGCACCTGAAAAAAGGCGCGGTCGTCGTCACCGAGGTCCCCGGCGGGGAGATCCGGGCGCTCGTCAGCGTGCCGTCCTTTTCGCCGGATGACGTCGCCTCCGCGCTGAAAAACGCGGATTCCCCTCTGCTGAACCGCGCGCTTTCCGCCTATAACGTAGGCTCCGTCTTTAAGCTTGTGTCCGCCGCCGCGGCGCTGGAAAACGGGGTCTCGCCGGATACGAAGTTCGAATGCACTGGCGGCATCAACGTCGGTGGCGGGGTGTTCCACTGCTTCAACGGCGAAAAGCACGGTGTCCTGAATATGCAGGAGGCTATCGCAAAATCCTGCAATACGTATTTTATCCGGCTGATGCAGCAGGTCCCGAACGAATCCTTTCTGGAAATGGCGGGCTCGCTCGGATTCGGCAAGGCGTTCCAGTTCGCGCCGGGCTACAGCTCCGCCGCCGGAACCCTGCCGAAGCTCTCCGAACTGATGATCCCGCGGGCGCTCGCCAATTTTTCCTTTGGCCAGGGCTCCCTGACGGCGACGCCGGTGCAGATTTCCGGCCTGATCAACGCGATCGCCGCGAAAGGGGAGTATGTGCAGCCGTATCTCGTCAAGGGGCTTGTCGATGAAAACGGAAACGAAACGCAGACCGCCGCGAAGCAGCAGCCCAAACAGGTGATGTCGCAGTCCACCGCGGCTCTGCTGCGCCAGTTCATGGCGGCCTCCGTCGATCACGGCACCAGCCAGAAGGGAAAGCCGGATGCGGGCGGGGCGGGCGCGAAAACCGGAACGGCGCAGACGGGCGAAATCGTCGACGGCAGAGAAATCGTCCAGGCGTGGTACGCCGGATTTTATCCGCTTGAGGAGCCGCGCTACTCCATCGTCGTCCTGGCCGAGGACGGCGAGGGGGGCGGAAGCACCTGCGCGCCGGTCTTCAAAGAAATTACATCCGGTCTGCTGTCAAAAATGAATTGACAAAAAGCTGGGCCCATTGTATAATTTATCCGTATGAATAGGAAAAAAGCGTTAATGGGAAAAAACCGCCCGCATCCGTCTGCGACAGAGAGGAAATCCCGGCTTCCGAAAGGCTGCCGCGGCTGAAAGGTTTCCGCGGATTCGGCGGGCGGCCGGCCAATCCCGCAGCTCCGGGCGTCGAGTTCCGGCGTTTTTCCGCGTTAAGGAAGCACGAGCGGCGCGATTCGCGCAATTTGGGTGGTACCACGGACTTCTTCCGTCCCATTGAGGATGGCAGAGGTCTATTTTTTTGGAGGGCCCGATTTTTGAACCGCCGCATTTTTTTCAGACAGGAGATTTTAGACTGATGCAATGGACGGGACTGAACGAAATCCGCGAGAAATATCTGTCTTTTTTTGAATCCAAGGGCCACTTGAGGCTGCCGAGCTTCTCCCTGATCCCGAAGGGGGACAACAGCCTTCTGCTGATCAATTCCGGCATGGCGCCCATGAAGAAATATTTCACCGGGGAGGTGACCCCGCCGCGCAAGCGGGTGACCACCTGTCAGAAATGCATCCGCACGCCGGATATCGACCGGGTGGGCATCACCGACCGGCACGGCACCTTTTTCGAGATGCTGGGCAATTTTTCGTTCGGCGATTATTTCAAGCACGAGGCGACCGCGTGGGCGTGGGAGTTCTGCACGAAGGTGATGGAGCTTCCGGTCGACCGGCTGTGGGTGACGATCTATCAGGATGACGACGAGGCCTTCGATATCTGGACGAAAGAGGTCGGGGTCGACCCCTCGCGCATCGTGCGCCTCGGCAAAGAGGACAATTTCTGGGAGCACGGAACCGGCCCCTGCGGCCCCTGCTCCGAAATCTATTTCGACCGCGGCGAGCAGTACGGATGCGGCAAGCCCACCTGCGGCGTCGGCTGCGACTGCGACCGGTACGTCGAATTCTGGAACCTGGTGTTCACCCAGTTCGACAGCGACGGAAAGGGCGGCTATGCGCCGCTGGACCACCCCAATATCGACACCGGCATGGGGCTGGAGCGCCTCGCGTGCATTATGCAGGGCGTGGACAATCTTTTCCTGGTGGACACCGTCCAGAACATCATGAAGCGCGTCTGCCAGATCGCGGGCGTCAAATACGGCGACGACCCCAAAAAGGACGTTTCGCTGCGCGTGATCACGGATCACATCCGCAGCACCACGTTCATGATCGGCGACGGGGTGCTGCCCTCGAACGAAGGGCGCGGCTACGTCCTTCGCCGCCTTCTGCGCAGGGCCGCGCGCCACGGCAGGCTGCTCGGGATCACCGAGGGCTTCCTTCCGCAGGTGGCGGATGCCGTGATCCATGAGAACCGCGGCGTGTACCCCGAGCTGGAGGAGAAACGCGACATGATCCTTAAGCTGATCGGCGTGGAGGAAGAGAGCTTCGCCCGCACCATCGACCAGGGGCTCCAGCTTCTGAACAGCCTGATCGCCTCAACCGAAAGCAAGGTGTTTTCGGGCGCCGACGCGTTCCGCCTGAGCGACACCTACGGCTTCCCGATCGACCTGACCAAGGAGATCGCGGCCGAGCACGGCCTGACGGTGGATGAAGAGAAATTCCGGCGCCTGATGCTCGAGCAGAAGGAACGCGCCCGCGCCGCGCGGAAAAAGGCGGACACGGATGCCTGGGCGGGGGACGCCGCCCTGATGGAAGGGATTCCGCAGACGGAATTCCTCGGCTACCGGCAGCTCGAATCCGACTCTAAAGTGCTCGCGCTGTTCCGCGGCGGCGAGCGTGTGGAGCAGGCGGGAGCCGGGGACGAAGTCACGGTGGTGCTCGGCCGCACCCCGTTCTATGCGGAAAGCGGCGGACAGGCGGGCGACACCGGAACGATCGAATCCGGCGATGCGCTGCTGCAGGTGACGGATACCGCGAAGAACCACGGCGGCGTTTTCCTGCACCGCGCGTCCGTTTCGGCTGGCTCCATCCGCGCGGGTGAGACCGTCCATGCGGCGGTCGACCAGGAGCGCCGGCACGCCGTGATGCGCAACCATACGGCGGCCCACCTTCTTCAGGCCGCTTTGCGGCAGGTGCTGGGCAGCCATGTGGAACAGGCGGGCCAGTCCGTCAGCGACGAGCACGTCCGGTTTGATTTCACCCATTTTTCGGCGATGACGCCCGAAGAGATCGCAAAGGTGGAGAACATCGTCAACCGCGTGATTCTGGATGGCGTTCCCGTCGAAACCCGCGAAATGCCGCTGGAGGAAGCGAAAAAGCAGGGCGCGATGGCGCTGTTCGGCGAAAAGTACGGCGATACCGTGCGCGTCGTCAGCGCCGGGGATTTCTCGAAGGAGCTGTGCGGCGGAACGCATGTCGACAACACCGCGAAGATCGGCCTGTTCAAAATCGTCTCCGAAGGCTCCGCCGCGGCCGGCGTGCGCCGCATCGAAGGGGTGACCGGGTTCGGCGTGCTGAGCCTGCTCGACGGCTCGCTCGGCACGGTGCGGGAGACCGCTTCCGTCCTGCGGCTGAACAACCCGGCGGATGTGGTCCATAAGACCCGCCAGCTGATGGAAGAACTCCGCGAAGAGGAACGGGAGATCGAGTCGCTCAACTCGCGCCTCGCTTCCGTACGCATCAGCAGCATGCTCGAAAATGCGCGCAGCGTCGGCGGGGTCCGCGTCGTCACCGCCTTGTTCTCCTCAACCGGCGGCGAGGCGCTGCGCGCCATGTGCGACAGGGTGCGGGAGGAAGCGCCCGACGCCGTTGCCGTCCTGGCCGGGACGGAGAACGGCAAGGCGGTCATCGCGGCTGCGGCCGGCAAAGAAGCGCTGGCAAGGGGCGTCCACGCCGGCCGCCTTGCCGGCGGGGTGGCGAAGCTCGCCGGCGGAAACGGCGGCGGAAAGCCGGATCTTGCCATGGCGGGCGCGAAAAACCTCGGCAAACTGGAAGAAGCTCTTGCATCGGCGGAAAAGCTGGTGTCGGAGATGCTGAAATAAAAAGGGGGAATTTTGTTGGACTGTGTTTTCTGCAAAATAGCGCACGGGGAAATCCCGAGCAAAAAAGCGTATGAAGACGATCAGGTCTTTGCTTTTTACGATCTGGATCCCCAGGCGCCGGTTCATATCCTCATCGTTCCAAAGGAGCATATCGCTTCCACGATGGACCTCACGCCGGAAAACAGCGCGATCGTCGCCCATATTTTTGAGGTCGCGGTGAAGCTCGCGAAGGAACTGCATCTGGAGAAAGGCTTCCGCGTGGTCAACAACTGCGGGGAAGAGGGCGGCCAGACCGTCATGCACCTTCACTTTCACCTGCTCGGCGGCCGTTCCATGAAGTGGCCTCCGGGCTGACCGTCATTCGAACCCTATTTTTAACAAGAAAGGTCTGTATCTACTTTGGCGGAAACTTATAAGATAACGATCGCCGGCTGTGAGCGCGAGCTCCCCATCTGCCCCATTGACGAGCATCTCGACATCGCGGGCTTCGTCA
This window of the Ruminococcaceae bacterium BL-6 genome carries:
- a CDS encoding Uncharacterized HIT-like protein aq_141 translates to MDCVFCKIAHGEIPSKKAYEDDQVFAFYDLDPQAPVHILIVPKEHIASTMDLTPENSAIVAHIFEVAVKLAKELHLEKGFRVVNNCGEEGGQTVMHLHFHLLGGRSMKWPPG
- the cysK gene encoding cysteine synthase (Evidence 2a : Function from experimental evidences in other organisms; PubMedId : 11390694, 15760717, 16267287, 16513748, 17056751, 18974048; Product type e : enzyme), with product MAKIYKSLTDLIGNTPLLELTNFEAKHGLKATILGKLEYFNPAGSVKDRIAKAMIDDAEAKGILKKGSVIIEPTSGNTGIGLASVAAARGYRIILTMPETMSVERRNLLKAYGAEVVLTEGAKGMKGAIAKADELSKEIPNSYIPGQFVNPANPEAHKATTGPEIWKDTDGKVDFFIAGIGTGGTITGAGQYLKSQNPNVKVIAVEPATSPVLTKGTPGPHKIQGIGAGFVPDVLDTKVYDEVIDVKNEDAFEKGREISRTEGLLVGISSGAAIWAATELAKRPENEGKVIVALLPDTGERYLSTPLFSD
- a CDS encoding Cell division protein FtsI (Peptidoglycan synthetase); amino-acid sequence: MRKRVAAFFAVFMLLMFLMLMNVYGVSTGAKLAETADRQSTYILTVARGRGTVYDDKMRPLTGTQKEYVGAVVPTVEAASALADVLPKEKMSQVYPLLTKGKPFAVKLPSYVAASGVDTFEVDRRYSQNQLAANVIGYLDGSGKGVAGIEKAYQNELSAASGEISVYYRVDAVNRVLQGEKSKVVDTYAKKNSGVVLTIDSEIQELAEQAAKKHLKKGAVVVTEVPGGEIRALVSVPSFSPDDVASALKNADSPLLNRALSAYNVGSVFKLVSAAAALENGVSPDTKFECTGGINVGGGVFHCFNGEKHGVLNMQEAIAKSCNTYFIRLMQQVPNESFLEMAGSLGFGKAFQFAPGYSSAAGTLPKLSELMIPRALANFSFGQGSLTATPVQISGLINAIAAKGEYVQPYLVKGLVDENGNETQTAAKQQPKQVMSQSTAALLRQFMAASVDHGTSQKGKPDAGGAGAKTGTAQTGEIVDGREIVQAWYAGFYPLEEPRYSIVVLAEDGEGGGSTCAPVFKEITSGLLSKMN
- the tcdA gene encoding tRNA threonylcarbamoyladenosine dehydratase; the encoded protein is MLNEFSRTELLLGAQGIENLHRAKVAVFGIGGVGGYTAEALARSGVGCIALFDDDRICLTNINRQIIATRKTVGRKKVEVMQERILEINPKARVEAHEQFYGPETADEIDLSAYDYLVDAVDTISCKLLLIERAKAAGVPIISCMGAGNKLDPTKFEVADIYQTSVCPMARVMRNELRKRNVKSLKVVYSKEPPLTPIDDDANSCKYHCICPPGTRRKCTIRRQVPGSNAFVPPVAGLILAAEVVRDLAGAAERGEEEA
- the alaS gene encoding Alanine--tRNA ligase, with translation MQWTGLNEIREKYLSFFESKGHLRLPSFSLIPKGDNSLLLINSGMAPMKKYFTGEVTPPRKRVTTCQKCIRTPDIDRVGITDRHGTFFEMLGNFSFGDYFKHEATAWAWEFCTKVMELPVDRLWVTIYQDDDEAFDIWTKEVGVDPSRIVRLGKEDNFWEHGTGPCGPCSEIYFDRGEQYGCGKPTCGVGCDCDRYVEFWNLVFTQFDSDGKGGYAPLDHPNIDTGMGLERLACIMQGVDNLFLVDTVQNIMKRVCQIAGVKYGDDPKKDVSLRVITDHIRSTTFMIGDGVLPSNEGRGYVLRRLLRRAARHGRLLGITEGFLPQVADAVIHENRGVYPELEEKRDMILKLIGVEEESFARTIDQGLQLLNSLIASTESKVFSGADAFRLSDTYGFPIDLTKEIAAEHGLTVDEEKFRRLMLEQKERARAARKKADTDAWAGDAALMEGIPQTEFLGYRQLESDSKVLALFRGGERVEQAGAGDEVTVVLGRTPFYAESGGQAGDTGTIESGDALLQVTDTAKNHGGVFLHRASVSAGSIRAGETVHAAVDQERRHAVMRNHTAAHLLQAALRQVLGSHVEQAGQSVSDEHVRFDFTHFSAMTPEEIAKVENIVNRVILDGVPVETREMPLEEAKKQGAMALFGEKYGDTVRVVSAGDFSKELCGGTHVDNTAKIGLFKIVSEGSAAAGVRRIEGVTGFGVLSLLDGSLGTVRETASVLRLNNPADVVHKTRQLMEELREEEREIESLNSRLASVRISSMLENARSVGGVRVVTALFSSTGGEALRAMCDRVREEAPDAVAVLAGTENGKAVIAAAAGKEALARGVHAGRLAGGVAKLAGGNGGGKPDLAMAGAKNLGKLEEALASAEKLVSEMLK